One Fontisphaera persica DNA window includes the following coding sequences:
- a CDS encoding RNA polymerase sigma factor produces MERSDAELIAAVLKGDTDSFAPLVARYSPRVFATARRYARKESEVEDIAQEVWLRAYQKLSSFRGEAPFEHWLMRLTVRVCYDFLREHQRNREVALTEITEDQEDWLERFNQDPAGADSGAQAAKELIDKVLEQLSPAARLIITLLEIEERPVKEIAQLTGWSVSLVKVRAFRARREMRKVLERMARDKYY; encoded by the coding sequence ATGGAACGGAGCGACGCGGAACTCATTGCCGCGGTGTTGAAGGGAGACACCGACAGTTTCGCGCCTTTGGTGGCCCGCTACAGCCCGCGCGTCTTCGCCACCGCCCGCCGCTACGCCCGCAAAGAAAGTGAGGTGGAAGACATTGCCCAGGAGGTTTGGCTGCGGGCGTATCAAAAATTGTCCAGCTTTCGCGGAGAGGCGCCTTTCGAGCATTGGTTGATGCGGTTGACCGTCCGCGTTTGCTACGATTTTCTGCGTGAACATCAACGCAACCGCGAAGTGGCCCTCACGGAAATCACGGAGGACCAGGAGGACTGGCTTGAGCGGTTCAACCAGGACCCGGCCGGCGCTGACAGTGGGGCGCAAGCGGCTAAAGAGTTGATAGACAAAGTGTTGGAACAACTTTCCCCGGCGGCTCGGTTGATTATTACCCTGTTGGAAATCGAAGAGCGGCCCGTCAAGGAAATCGCCCAATTGACCGGATGGTCCGTCTCTTTGGTTAAAGTCCGGGCTTTCCGGGCGCGCCGGGAGATGCGGAAAGTTCTGGAAAGAATGGCGCGTGACAAATATTATTGA